CCATATTGCTGGATGGCCAATCCCAGGTTAGGGTTGCGTATATATCCGGTCCGGAACCCGGGCTGCCCTGGGGGGAAAAGGTTACCGTCTTTGGCTCCGACACGGTATGTCCCTGGGTCGACACCCCGAGAAGCTCAACGGTATTGGTACCGGGCTGCAAATCTATGGTTTGAGTAAAGCTCCCCATTCCCCCTCCCGTGGTTTCTAGATCCACCAGGAGGTAGCGGTTGTTTATTTTCAGGGCAGCAACGGCTAGGTCGGTATTGGCCAGGGATCCCGAGACAGAAACAAAGGGAACCGAGCTGTCCGTTGTATCGACCCTGAAGTCCGTTATTTCCGGAATCCCCGTGGGGGTGTATCCGGCATCCACATGAAGCGGCACATAAAAATCCTGGTATTCGCTGGGGGCCAGGGCTGGAATGCCCTCATACATGTCGGTCATCTGGCCCGGTACTGCATCAACCAACGCCACCCCGGCATAAGCCACAGGCCCCTCAAAAATCGGCGGATCCGAATACTCAAGGTTACTGAAGAGAAAAATGGGTACCGGGCCGTCGGCTTGTACGGCCACCTCGAAGGGCGCTTCCAGATAGTAATAGTTGAAAAAAGAAAAGCTCGAAGCAGGTATACTCAGTTCCTGGGTACCCACCAATAGATCTACATAGCCGCTGAGATTCGCCGTGGAGTAGAGATCGTGGGTATCCCATGGGTAAAACCGGGCTGTACCGGTTATCCCGGAGAGGGGCCCCTCCCCCCCGGGTTGTTCCAGGTCGGGATCCTTGCCGTCCGGATCCTGACCATCCAGGATAGTACATCCCACTAACACCGCCATACTAAGCACCAAAAAAATAATTCTGACAACCGTATTCACCTCTACCTCCCTGGACCTCGCCGGTCGTGCGCTCTCGCACCGTCTTTGAAACAGAAACCCGTTCAGGAGAAAAGATTAGTAATACAGTCGTAATTATTCCATGTAACCTTCGTTACATTTTTCGTACTCCGGGGCAAATTTACCCGGCATCGTCATCTTGAAGTCCCTGGGAAGATTAGGATATTCTTAAGCACCGGAGTTTCCATGGTATCCATGTCTAAATCCATCCTCACCCTCCTGGTTCTAACCGCGGGATTCCTGGGTACGATGAGCTGCCGGACCGAACAGAACAGCGAACCGCCTGTCCCCGGGTCCGAGATCAATCCCCCGCAACCTAGTGCACAACAAGGCATCCTGGATCTATCCGGACTTTCTCTACCCGAGCTGGGCCCCCGAAACATTGAGGGGGAGTGGATGTTTTTCTGGGAGGACTTTATTGATCCGGTAACCCGGATGGAGGATATTCCTCGGGGTGGTCAACCCTTTACCATGCCCCATTCCTGGAACGGTACCCCGTGGCAAAACCGGGAGCTTCCCGGCCAGGGGTATGCAAGTTATGCCCTGCAAATCCGGTTGCCCCGGGAGCTGGAACAGGTCGGCCTATGGATTCCCAATGCCTCCACCGCCTACACCCTCTACGCGGATGGAAAACCTATAGCCTCAAGCGGGGTTCCCGGAAAGACCGCAGATAGCTCGATTCCCCGATACCGTATTTCTAAAACCATGGTGCCCGTACAGAATGGCCAGATCATGCTCGTTCTCCATGTTTCTAATTTTCACCACCGCCGGGGAGGACTGTGGAAGGCAATACGGATTGGGACGGTGAACCAGATTGAGAATCTCCAAACCACCGAGACCATGTATGACCTGCTGCTGCTGGGGAACTTTTTTGCCCTGGGGCTGTACAATCTCTTCCTGTTTTTCTTGTCTCCTGGAAAACCGAAGGTCTCTATGCTTCTAACGGTATTTTTCGGCGTGCTGGTGGTGCGGATTCTCATGCTAGGCCAAATGCTCGTTACCCAGGTGCTGCCGGAGTTCCCCTGGGTGCTGCAGCTGAAATTGGAGTACCTAACCAGCCATGGGGTACCGGTGCTATTGGTGTGGATCATCGATCTCCTCTATCCCGGCAAATTGGATCGACGCATCACCCTGGCTGTTACCGGGTTTGTGCTCCTCAATTTCCTCGTGATGCTGGTGACACCCGTCCTGTTCTATTCGCAGATTGTCTTCATTTACCTCATCGGACTATTGATCGGGCTTTCGGCAGCTACCCTGCAGTTCATCCTGAATTTGATTCGTGGAGACCGTTCCGCCCTGGTGATGATCGGGGTTATCCTGATCATCCTTTTTGTGGTTCTGGGCGAATCGGTGCATAACTGG
The DNA window shown above is from Spirochaeta lutea and carries:
- a CDS encoding LuxR C-terminal-related transcriptional regulator codes for the protein MVSMSKSILTLLVLTAGFLGTMSCRTEQNSEPPVPGSEINPPQPSAQQGILDLSGLSLPELGPRNIEGEWMFFWEDFIDPVTRMEDIPRGGQPFTMPHSWNGTPWQNRELPGQGYASYALQIRLPRELEQVGLWIPNASTAYTLYADGKPIASSGVPGKTADSSIPRYRISKTMVPVQNGQIMLVLHVSNFHHRRGGLWKAIRIGTVNQIENLQTTETMYDLLLLGNFFALGLYNLFLFFLSPGKPKVSMLLTVFFGVLVVRILMLGQMLVTQVLPEFPWVLQLKLEYLTSHGVPVLLVWIIDLLYPGKLDRRITLAVTGFVLLNFLVMLVTPVLFYSQIVFIYLIGLLIGLSAATLQFILNLIRGDRSALVMIGVILIILFVVLGESVHNWELVLSRDFAPFGFLLELFSQDGTIRSTAHLISTIVAVLSFFVFANLLALAASRKALAVAAASPNPDPQPPALDWPRLHQDYSITKREGELITLVVQGLSNKEIGESLFISEGTVKNHLHNIMQKLGVRNRTELSLRVRALPQDSPETESPQR